In Gemmatimonadaceae bacterium, a genomic segment contains:
- the ccsA gene encoding cytochrome c biogenesis protein CcsA: MSETTLRNSSAAARTAHAPLVLTPRSTWLVALTWLTPIALVASQAYFIMASAPDRDMGHLQKIMYVHVPAAWNAFLAFLWVFIQSVRYLWKRDERADLQAAAGAEVGAVLTGLTLALGSIWGRPTWGVWWTWDARLTSTAVLFLVYVGYLALRGLTDDPERRARWSAAVGILGALNVPIVYMSVKWWRTLHQMQSAPSTLDPVYTMGLRANAFAFLFMLIVFISYRYRGLLAERVLERQLDEAALNRRGRS, from the coding sequence ATGTCTGAGACAACCCTGCGAAATTCCAGTGCGGCGGCGCGTACAGCGCACGCACCGCTTGTACTCACCCCCCGGTCGACCTGGCTGGTGGCGCTGACGTGGCTGACCCCGATCGCCCTCGTTGCCTCGCAGGCCTACTTCATCATGGCCTCGGCACCTGACCGTGACATGGGGCACTTGCAGAAAATCATGTACGTGCACGTGCCCGCCGCCTGGAACGCCTTCCTCGCGTTTCTCTGGGTGTTCATCCAGAGCGTACGCTACCTATGGAAGCGAGATGAACGCGCCGACCTGCAGGCCGCCGCTGGCGCTGAAGTAGGCGCCGTGCTGACCGGGCTCACCCTCGCGCTGGGTTCTATTTGGGGTCGCCCCACATGGGGCGTCTGGTGGACGTGGGATGCGCGTCTGACATCGACCGCCGTGCTCTTTCTGGTGTATGTCGGGTATCTGGCATTGCGCGGTCTCACCGACGATCCCGAACGACGGGCCCGTTGGAGTGCCGCGGTGGGCATCCTGGGCGCACTCAACGTGCCCATCGTCTACATGTCGGTGAAGTGGTGGCGCACGCTGCACCAGATGCAATCGGCCCCCAGCACGCTCGATCCGGTTTATACCATGGGCCTTCGCGCCAACGCCTTCGCGTTTCTCTTCATGTTGATCGTGTTCATTTCGTATCGCTACCGCGGACTGCTGGCCGAGCGCGTGCTGGAACGCCAGCTCGACGAAGCCGCATTGAATAGGAGGGGCCGCTCATGA
- a CDS encoding heme exporter protein CcmB codes for MANSTLTASLLADWNRVRAVAWKDITAERRTKSNFNAVVAMAGLILLFFGFALGPDAEGLRNAAAGVLWLTILFSGVLAFNRSYQLELEAGALEQLLLYPGERWAIYVGKLLANLAFVFMVELVTLPLTGVLYHVVFPERWLAVLGVLILGTTGFVALGTLYAAMASRSRSREVLLPLLLFPMLVPVLISASGATAALLVGDVMGDSGAYIRLLATFDVIFIVAATWAFQFVIEG; via the coding sequence ATGGCGAATTCCACCCTCACAGCCTCGCTCCTCGCCGACTGGAATCGCGTGCGCGCCGTGGCCTGGAAAGACATCACGGCCGAACGCCGGACCAAGTCCAATTTCAATGCCGTGGTCGCCATGGCCGGACTGATCCTGCTGTTCTTCGGATTCGCGCTCGGACCTGATGCCGAAGGACTCCGCAACGCCGCCGCCGGTGTGCTCTGGCTGACCATCCTCTTCAGCGGCGTGCTGGCCTTCAATCGGTCGTACCAACTCGAGCTGGAAGCGGGCGCCCTTGAGCAATTGCTGCTGTACCCGGGCGAACGCTGGGCCATCTACGTCGGCAAGCTACTGGCCAACCTCGCTTTCGTCTTCATGGTGGAGTTGGTCACACTTCCTTTGACGGGCGTGCTGTATCATGTGGTCTTTCCGGAGCGCTGGCTGGCCGTCCTGGGCGTGCTGATTCTGGGCACGACCGGGTTTGTGGCGCTTGGCACCCTGTACGCCGCCATGGCCAGCCGCAGTCGGTCGCGGGAAGTGCTGCTGCCATTGCTGCTCTTTCCCATGTTGGTCCCGGTCTTGATTTCAGCCAGCGGCGCGACCGCCGCGTTGCTGGTTGGCGACGTCATGGGCGACAGTGGCGCGTACATCCGGCTGCTGGCGACGTTCGATGTCATATTCATCGTAGCCGCCACGTGGGCATTTCAATTCGTCATCGAAGGATGA
- a CDS encoding cytochrome c-type biogenesis protein CcmH, whose product MTTARFHRVRRLALGTLLGIVALGAALRPTHAQGTVVDSAKSLQTSSAPAPGVDTVLDARVKMVSSRLRCPVCQGESIQDSPAELSAQMRTLVREQLYNGKSEQEVLDYFLQKYGQWILLEPKAEGINLLVYWLPVFFIVIGGGGIAMAVRKWTRPVAVESTATEPLAPTAPPTAP is encoded by the coding sequence ATGACCACCGCCCGGTTCCACCGCGTGCGACGTCTCGCGCTCGGGACCCTGCTTGGTATCGTGGCACTCGGCGCGGCGCTGCGTCCCACGCACGCGCAGGGTACCGTGGTCGACAGTGCGAAATCGTTACAAACAAGTTCCGCACCAGCGCCCGGGGTCGACACCGTGTTGGACGCACGGGTCAAGATGGTGTCATCGCGACTGCGGTGCCCGGTGTGTCAGGGTGAGTCCATCCAGGATTCGCCGGCTGAACTGTCGGCACAAATGCGAACCTTGGTCCGCGAACAGCTGTACAACGGCAAGAGTGAACAGGAGGTGCTCGACTACTTCCTGCAGAAGTACGGGCAGTGGATTCTGCTTGAGCCCAAGGCCGAGGGCATCAATTTGCTGGTCTATTGGCTGCCGGTGTTCTTCATCGTCATCGGCGGCGGCGGCATTGCCATGGCGGTACGAAAGTGGACGCGACCGGTTGCAGTCGAGTCCACCGCAACCGAACCGCTCGCGCCCACCGCGCCCCCCACGGCACCGTAA
- a CDS encoding redoxin domain-containing protein, giving the protein MNWKRAFYMTAGVGVPVIALLSYGMTRDPRNIPSPLPGREAPVFTRAVFAPGNDTVLRMTVGDSVRLAEQRGHVVIVNFWASWCLACRDEHEALSLVANRYGAKGVRFYGLLYNDFEKNGIKWIEDMGGQAYPALSDPGARAAIDYGLYGVPETFVIDQTGRVAHKYTGPVGVMELSKLLDSLTTANSDAVASPATDVPVTRALPPTGTKP; this is encoded by the coding sequence ATGAACTGGAAACGTGCGTTCTACATGACGGCCGGTGTCGGCGTGCCGGTTATTGCGTTGCTGTCGTACGGCATGACGCGAGATCCGCGCAATATCCCGTCGCCACTGCCCGGCCGTGAAGCACCCGTCTTTACGCGTGCCGTGTTTGCGCCGGGCAATGACACCGTGCTGCGGATGACGGTGGGCGACTCCGTGCGCCTCGCGGAACAGCGCGGACACGTCGTGATCGTGAATTTCTGGGCGTCCTGGTGCCTCGCCTGTCGCGACGAACACGAGGCCTTGTCCCTGGTGGCCAATCGCTACGGTGCCAAGGGTGTGCGCTTTTACGGGTTGCTCTACAACGACTTTGAGAAGAACGGCATCAAGTGGATCGAGGACATGGGCGGACAGGCCTATCCGGCACTGTCCGACCCGGGTGCACGGGCCGCAATCGACTACGGATTGTACGGTGTTCCAGAGACGTTTGTCATCGATCAAACTGGCCGCGTGGCCCACAAGTACACCGGTCCCGTCGGCGTGATGGAGCTGAGCAAGTTGCTCGACTCGCTCACGACTGCCAATTCGGATGCCGTTGCATCACCGGCCACCGACGTCCCGGTGACGCGCGCCCTGCCGCCCACCGGGACCAAGCCATGA
- a CDS encoding heme lyase CcmF/NrfE family subunit yields the protein MTRILGLATIWIALAMSVYGIASAIIGLTRKKPALVVGAMQAVYVNFVLLTIATAAMVYALVTHDFSVGYVAQVGSRSTPVFYTVISLWGALEGSILFWGWVLAMYSAVVVWTNRKRIGDLVPWSTVALLTICLFFYILLVGPANPWHLISPTPADGPGPNPLLQNHILMGVHPPLLYLGYVGMSVPFAFAVGALLSGEIHSDDWIKLTRRWTLSAWSFLSMAIIAGMWWSYEVLGWGGYWAWDPVENASFMPWLTATAFLHSVMVQERRGMLKLWNVNLIVSTFLLTILGTFLTRSGIISSVHAFTTGTIGYFFLAFIALCLIASLILVAGNSEKLRSDGHLDSAASRETVFLFNNLFLTGFTFVVVLGTLFPLVAEAFKGVKVTVGAPFFNKMTIPIMVSLLFLMGVGPSLPWKAASREQLRQLFVWPAVVAVSIIVLALVFGMRDVYGIAAFAFAGFALVCNLREYRIGTMARVRAHGEAVPVALVRLVGANRRRYGGFLAHIGIITVAIGVTASSSFRFEREATLKPGQVMPVKGNLSVRLKSLWGKQEPQREVVGADVEILRGGAVVGMLDPRMNFYRSQDQPVPTPAVRSRPSGDVYINLMAFTPDGQSATLRVILEPFVPWIWLGGLIVALGAFVSAWPVSRRSARRVGFAAPSPTPAAGVGFAGTAMSSTQAQPLPTVTS from the coding sequence GTGACCCGCATTCTTGGACTGGCGACGATTTGGATCGCGCTGGCGATGTCGGTCTACGGCATCGCCTCGGCGATCATCGGCCTCACTCGAAAGAAACCGGCGCTGGTGGTTGGCGCGATGCAGGCGGTGTACGTCAATTTCGTGCTGCTCACCATAGCCACCGCGGCCATGGTGTACGCGCTCGTCACGCATGACTTCAGCGTCGGCTACGTGGCGCAGGTGGGCAGCCGGTCAACGCCCGTGTTCTATACGGTGATTTCGTTGTGGGGCGCGCTTGAAGGCTCGATTCTGTTCTGGGGTTGGGTGCTGGCGATGTACAGTGCGGTGGTGGTGTGGACCAATCGCAAGCGCATCGGCGATCTGGTGCCATGGTCCACCGTCGCCCTGCTCACCATCTGCCTGTTCTTCTACATCCTGTTGGTGGGTCCGGCCAATCCCTGGCACCTGATCAGCCCGACCCCCGCCGACGGCCCCGGTCCCAATCCGCTGCTGCAGAATCACATCCTCATGGGTGTGCATCCGCCGTTGCTGTATCTGGGCTACGTCGGCATGTCGGTGCCGTTCGCCTTCGCTGTGGGCGCGCTGTTGTCAGGGGAAATTCACTCCGACGACTGGATCAAGCTCACGCGCCGCTGGACGCTGAGCGCATGGTCCTTTCTGTCCATGGCCATCATTGCCGGCATGTGGTGGTCGTACGAAGTGCTGGGGTGGGGTGGTTACTGGGCGTGGGATCCGGTGGAGAATGCGTCGTTCATGCCGTGGCTGACGGCCACCGCGTTCCTGCATTCTGTCATGGTGCAGGAGCGACGCGGGATGTTGAAGCTATGGAACGTCAACCTCATCGTGTCCACGTTCCTGCTCACCATCCTCGGCACGTTCCTCACGCGGTCGGGCATTATTTCGTCGGTCCATGCGTTCACGACCGGTACGATCGGCTACTTCTTCCTCGCCTTCATCGCGCTGTGTCTGATCGCGTCGCTGATCCTGGTGGCGGGCAACAGCGAGAAGCTGCGCAGCGATGGCCATCTGGATTCGGCGGCGTCACGCGAGACCGTGTTCCTGTTCAACAATCTGTTCCTCACCGGCTTCACCTTCGTGGTGGTGCTGGGGACGCTGTTCCCGCTGGTGGCGGAAGCGTTCAAGGGCGTGAAGGTCACCGTGGGCGCGCCGTTCTTCAACAAGATGACCATCCCGATCATGGTCAGCTTGCTGTTCCTCATGGGTGTCGGCCCGTCGCTGCCGTGGAAGGCCGCGTCGCGCGAGCAACTGCGGCAGTTGTTCGTGTGGCCGGCGGTCGTGGCGGTGTCCATCATCGTGCTGGCGCTCGTGTTCGGCATGCGGGACGTGTACGGCATCGCGGCGTTCGCCTTTGCGGGCTTTGCCCTCGTGTGCAACCTGCGTGAGTATCGCATTGGCACGATGGCGCGGGTTCGCGCGCATGGAGAAGCCGTGCCGGTTGCTCTGGTGCGACTCGTCGGAGCCAATCGGCGACGATACGGTGGATTCCTCGCCCACATCGGTATCATCACCGTGGCGATTGGCGTGACGGCATCGTCCAGCTTCCGCTTCGAACGTGAAGCCACGCTCAAACCCGGTCAGGTGATGCCGGTCAAGGGCAATTTGTCGGTGCGCCTCAAGTCGCTCTGGGGCAAGCAGGAACCCCAACGTGAAGTGGTGGGCGCCGACGTGGAGATCCTGCGCGGTGGCGCGGTAGTCGGCATGCTCGACCCTCGCATGAACTTCTATCGCTCGCAAGATCAGCCCGTCCCCACGCCGGCCGTGCGCAGCCGACCGTCGGGTGACGTCTACATCAACCTCATGGCGTTCACGCCTGATGGGCAGTCGGCCACGTTGCGAGTGATTCTCGAGCCGTTCGTCCCGTGGATCTGGCTCGGAGGCCTCATCGTGGCGCTGGGCGCATTTGTGTCGGCGTGGCCGGTATCGCGCCGTTCTGCGCGGCGCGTGGGATTCGCCGCTCCCAGTCCGACACCCGCGGCGGGCGTGGGATTCGCGGGTACCGCCATGTCGTCGACGCAGGCCCAACCCCTGCCCACCGTGACAAGTTGA
- a CDS encoding TonB-dependent receptor produces the protein MRARHPVFVGRRPAGRKRAGRVSDARTHEGVGFAHVVLRDDQGRVAAGVAADADGVYALTHVPAGRYALEASRIGYATANVPVVQVVSDQTLTLDLSLALLAAKADVIVVSGSRRLERAADSDVSASVIPAEQIQRRAESTVFGALRQVPGLDFFSTGLGQQQPNARGWPNAFATNMLFLIDGRLATLPGLGTTLPGMVPVTQNDVAQIEVITGAASALYGANAAQGVINVVTKDPRQYPGQSVSMAFGDRTSARIDARLAGMLGQQFGYKISAESFQANDFTTRIKIAGLVAPDSAYDDPEPQVSTLSTGATFYWYPRTGRSVAFSTGLQESNYINVSVAGRIQVKGWRNHYQQLRAQLGNVLGGSLFVQGNYTANDAGDSYYLDNMARGKQQQPGSQPPLTYNRAMAGALFVDRGDRFDAEAQYTAHVGSRHFFTAGAMSRVARPYSGGTYLTDSVNSAGTDAPVRIRETGAYLGYDNLSIHNVRLTVVGRYDSHSDLESRVSPKASLSFTLPRGNVLRVSYNQAFNSPNTYLLYARSPIGRAGTLPLVIRGNRLGWQFTAPTSGAVTAALEPLRPLEVRSVEVGWRGTPHRTVTTDVTVYASTFTNYISRQTRINDPARGIFAIDPLTQRPLTEITFSYTNYGRLPVQGADLQLEWTPNARWQTTASASYQMPGAFQRALTGLDEPQINAPAHKYKGAVQWREWWRAGSALELSAISVSKFFFQSTPAYLQGIVPTYTVVDLNVSAPIPRRILRADTRAQLNVFNAFNNRHIELPGGATMGRWVRASVGVSW, from the coding sequence GCTCACCCACGTGCCGGCGGGTCGCTATGCCCTCGAAGCCAGCCGCATCGGCTACGCGACCGCCAATGTGCCCGTGGTGCAGGTCGTCAGCGACCAGACGCTCACGCTCGATCTGTCGCTGGCTCTTCTCGCCGCGAAAGCCGACGTCATCGTGGTGTCCGGTTCGCGTCGTCTGGAGCGCGCGGCCGATTCCGACGTGAGCGCGTCCGTCATTCCGGCGGAGCAGATTCAGCGACGCGCCGAGTCCACGGTGTTTGGCGCGCTGCGACAAGTGCCCGGGCTCGATTTCTTCAGCACCGGGTTGGGCCAGCAACAACCCAATGCGCGCGGCTGGCCGAATGCGTTCGCCACCAACATGCTGTTCCTCATCGATGGACGTCTGGCCACACTGCCCGGTCTTGGCACGACGCTGCCCGGCATGGTCCCCGTCACGCAGAACGACGTCGCGCAGATCGAGGTCATCACCGGCGCCGCGTCAGCGTTGTATGGTGCCAACGCCGCCCAAGGCGTGATCAACGTGGTCACGAAAGATCCGCGTCAGTACCCCGGACAATCCGTCTCCATGGCGTTCGGTGACCGCACGTCGGCGCGCATCGACGCGCGATTGGCCGGTATGCTGGGTCAGCAGTTTGGCTACAAAATCAGCGCCGAATCCTTCCAGGCCAACGACTTCACCACGCGCATCAAGATTGCCGGCCTGGTCGCACCGGACAGCGCGTATGACGATCCGGAGCCGCAGGTGTCGACGCTTTCCACGGGGGCCACATTCTACTGGTACCCGCGCACCGGACGCTCCGTGGCGTTCTCCACCGGACTGCAGGAGTCCAACTACATCAATGTGTCCGTGGCCGGGCGCATCCAGGTGAAAGGCTGGCGCAATCACTACCAGCAGCTGCGGGCCCAGTTGGGCAATGTGCTGGGCGGATCGTTGTTCGTGCAGGGCAACTACACCGCGAACGACGCGGGCGACTCGTACTATCTCGACAACATGGCGCGCGGCAAGCAGCAACAGCCTGGGAGCCAGCCCCCGTTGACGTATAACCGGGCGATGGCCGGTGCGCTGTTCGTCGATCGCGGTGATCGATTCGACGCCGAGGCGCAGTACACCGCGCACGTCGGGAGCCGCCACTTCTTCACGGCGGGCGCCATGTCGCGGGTGGCTCGACCCTACTCGGGCGGCACATACCTCACGGACAGCGTGAACAGCGCGGGAACCGATGCCCCTGTGCGCATCCGCGAGACGGGCGCGTATCTGGGATACGACAACCTGTCCATCCACAACGTGCGACTCACGGTCGTGGGTCGATACGACTCGCACAGCGATCTGGAGTCCCGGGTGAGTCCCAAGGCCTCCCTGTCGTTCACGTTGCCGCGCGGCAATGTGTTACGCGTGTCGTACAATCAGGCGTTCAACAGTCCGAACACGTACTTGCTGTACGCACGGTCGCCCATCGGGCGCGCAGGCACGCTGCCGTTGGTCATTCGCGGCAACCGGCTGGGGTGGCAGTTCACGGCCCCCACGTCGGGCGCGGTGACCGCCGCACTCGAACCGTTGCGCCCACTGGAAGTGCGCAGCGTGGAAGTGGGTTGGCGCGGCACGCCACATCGCACGGTGACGACCGACGTCACGGTGTATGCGTCGACATTCACCAACTACATCTCGCGTCAGACGCGGATCAACGACCCCGCACGCGGCATCTTCGCGATCGATCCGCTCACCCAGCGCCCGCTCACCGAGATCACCTTTTCGTACACCAATTACGGCCGTCTGCCGGTACAAGGGGCCGACCTGCAACTGGAGTGGACCCCCAACGCGCGGTGGCAAACGACGGCCAGCGCCTCGTATCAGATGCCGGGTGCCTTCCAGCGGGCACTCACGGGACTCGACGAACCGCAGATCAATGCGCCCGCGCACAAGTACAAGGGCGCCGTACAGTGGCGCGAATGGTGGCGCGCCGGATCGGCGCTCGAACTGTCGGCCATCTCCGTGAGCAAATTTTTCTTCCAGAGCACCCCGGCATACCTGCAAGGCATCGTACCCACCTATACGGTGGTCGATCTGAACGTCAGCGCACCAATCCCCCGGCGCATCCTGCGCGCCGACACCCGCGCGCAGCTGAACGTGTTCAATGCGTTCAACAACCGGCACATTGAATTGCCAGGCGGCGCGACAATGGGACGCTGGGTACGCGCGTCAGTGGGGGTGAGTTGGTGA
- a CDS encoding ATP-binding cassette domain-containing protein has protein sequence MSDVPAIVLDDIAHRFGRRWALRGVSISVAQGEILAIIGHNGSGKSTLLRVASTSVRPTRGTGAVFGRDIVKDPQAVRSMVALLSTEPGVYGDLTATENLRFAARMLGTSADSHALQRALDRVGLGREG, from the coding sequence TTGAGTGACGTACCCGCGATAGTACTGGACGACATAGCCCATCGATTCGGTCGACGGTGGGCGCTTCGTGGCGTTTCGATCTCTGTGGCGCAGGGGGAGATTCTCGCGATCATCGGACACAATGGCAGCGGCAAGAGCACGCTGCTGCGCGTAGCCTCCACCTCCGTTCGCCCGACCCGTGGCACCGGCGCGGTGTTCGGGCGGGACATCGTGAAGGACCCGCAGGCCGTTCGATCGATGGTGGCCTTGCTCTCCACCGAGCCCGGCGTGTACGGCGACCTCACGGCCACCGAAAATCTCCGATTCGCGGCCCGCATGTTGGGCACCTCCGCCGACTCCCACGCCCTGCAGCGCGCCCTCGACCGCGTGGGACTGGGGCGCGAAGGATAA
- a CDS encoding cytochrome c3 family protein codes for MKRAFSKLAGLTGRSRLFWLLATGLVVAAMVPVSRVVARQAAPRFSHEKHQKLFPQCSGCHAGIPTGTLATSFPDTATCGECHNNRDRKKVEWSGPTRAASNLRFTHVDHLGLTDAEGAACITCHATPDAKWMQVDRAKPAQCLACHTHRASAHLAADNRCASCHVPLTQAKTLSVARIAAFPKPPSHDQADFARRHDATGALAQAQCAVCHARESCARCHVNATRIATVYRLASDTRVAGLVAGKPASYTAPTSHRGAGFLETHGPMAREFALTCANCHAQASCQACHTGKTAADVIALLPVAERGDAAGVQIKTNVMPWNGLTEATTLTGRIALGPATNVQKAVTGAEPRKAQVHAPGFSRTHGASAASSQLNCEGCHSKSYCADCHGGESKRRFHVANFAARHAPEAWGRETDCQQCHNPEVFCRACHVQVGLSAKGRTNVGYHSAVPLWTLQHGQAARQGLQTCTSCHTQKDCMQCHAQGGRGINPHGANFDAKRMWKANRLTCLRCHFKDPFEGR; via the coding sequence ATGAAACGCGCATTCTCAAAGTTGGCCGGGCTGACAGGCCGATCACGGCTGTTCTGGCTGCTGGCAACCGGTCTGGTCGTCGCGGCCATGGTGCCCGTCTCGCGTGTCGTCGCGCGGCAGGCTGCGCCACGCTTCTCTCACGAGAAGCACCAGAAGCTCTTCCCGCAGTGCAGTGGCTGCCACGCGGGCATCCCCACAGGAACGCTGGCAACCTCCTTTCCGGACACCGCAACATGCGGCGAGTGCCATAACAATCGCGATCGCAAGAAGGTCGAATGGTCCGGGCCGACTCGCGCGGCCAGTAACCTGCGCTTCACGCATGTCGATCATCTCGGCTTGACCGACGCGGAGGGTGCCGCGTGTATCACCTGTCACGCCACACCCGATGCGAAGTGGATGCAGGTCGATCGCGCCAAGCCCGCGCAGTGTCTCGCATGTCACACCCATCGTGCCAGCGCCCATCTGGCGGCGGACAACCGCTGCGCCAGCTGTCACGTGCCGCTGACGCAAGCAAAGACGTTGAGCGTCGCGCGTATCGCCGCATTTCCCAAGCCGCCGTCGCACGATCAGGCCGACTTCGCACGGCGCCATGATGCCACCGGTGCCTTGGCGCAAGCCCAGTGCGCAGTCTGTCACGCGCGGGAAAGCTGCGCGCGCTGTCACGTGAACGCGACCCGCATCGCCACGGTGTACCGGCTGGCGTCGGACACGCGGGTGGCCGGCCTCGTGGCCGGCAAACCCGCGTCGTACACGGCACCCACCTCCCACCGTGGTGCAGGATTCCTGGAAACCCATGGACCGATGGCCCGTGAGTTCGCGTTGACGTGTGCCAATTGCCACGCGCAGGCGAGCTGTCAGGCGTGTCACACGGGCAAGACGGCGGCCGACGTGATCGCCTTGCTTCCGGTTGCCGAACGCGGCGATGCCGCCGGCGTGCAGATCAAGACCAATGTGATGCCGTGGAATGGCCTCACGGAGGCCACTACGCTCACCGGTCGCATCGCCCTGGGCCCCGCCACGAATGTGCAGAAGGCCGTCACCGGTGCCGAACCGCGCAAGGCGCAAGTGCATGCGCCGGGTTTCTCACGCACGCACGGTGCCTCGGCCGCGTCCTCGCAGTTGAATTGTGAAGGCTGTCACAGCAAGAGCTACTGCGCCGACTGTCACGGTGGCGAAAGCAAGCGACGCTTTCACGTGGCCAACTTCGCGGCCCGACATGCGCCGGAAGCCTGGGGACGCGAAACAGACTGCCAGCAGTGCCACAATCCCGAGGTGTTCTGCCGAGCCTGCCATGTGCAGGTTGGCCTGAGCGCCAAAGGCCGCACCAACGTCGGCTATCATTCAGCGGTCCCGCTCTGGACTTTGCAACACGGTCAAGCCGCGCGACAGGGATTGCAGACGTGTACCAGTTGCCACACCCAGAAAGACTGCATGCAGTGTCATGCACAGGGCGGACGAGGCATCAATCCGCACGGTGCGAACTTCGACGCAAAGCGCATGTGGAAGGCGAATCGCCTGACCTGCCTGCGGTGCCATTTCAAAGACCCGTTTGAAGGCCGCTGA
- a CDS encoding CcmD family protein produces the protein MNGMAANSWPYVIAAYSVTWVVIVGYTIRLVLMARRNSASRTHSVSNS, from the coding sequence ATGAACGGCATGGCAGCCAATTCCTGGCCGTATGTAATTGCGGCCTATTCCGTCACGTGGGTGGTCATCGTGGGCTACACCATTCGTCTTGTGTTGATGGCCCGTCGCAACAGCGCTTCTCGTACTCACTCGGTATCCAACTCATGA